Below is a window of Bacteroidota bacterium DNA.
CTCGACCTGCTGGAGTCTTATGTCAGGAAAACCCCTTTCCTGGAACTCAAAGGACGTTGCAATAATGCCTTTGAAGCATTGAACCTGCTGGAACAGGAAGATATCGACCTTCTTTTCCTCGATATACAAATGCCGGAACTGAGCGGATTACAGCTATCCAGAGCCATCAGGAAGGAGCAAAAGGTAATATTTACCACTGCCTTTGAACAGTATGCCCTGGAAGGATTTAAGGTGGATGCGCTGGATTATCTGCTCAAACCATTCAGCTATGAGGAGTTCCTGAACGCGGCCGTCAGGGCTAAAGAATGGTTTGGACTGGTTACCGGGAAAAAGAACGTGCAGGAAGAAACCCGGAGCATTTTCGTTAAATCCGATTATAAACTGGTTCGTATTGAACTGGAGGA
It encodes the following:
- a CDS encoding LytTR family DNA-binding domain-containing protein, encoding MKIRCVIVDDEPLALDLLESYVRKTPFLELKGRCNNAFEALNLLEQEDIDLLFLDIQMPELSGLQLSRAIRKEQKVIFTTAFEQYALEGFKVDALDYLLKPFSYEEFLNAAVRAKEWFGLVTGKKNVQEETRSIFVKSDYKLVRIELEDILYIEGLKDYAKIWLQDKEKPVMTIKSMKAMEELLPQNEFMRVHRSFIVNLSKIKTIERNRIVFGKEYIPVSDNYKEKFQEFLKKHFFE